The genomic segment cacatgaagaagaaatcgatctgcaaaattttcacaaaaagtTGTCATCCTTTTAAATGGCTTAGTAGCCACTGTCATCCTTTTAAATTGCTGCTAGCCGAGCGATCCAATTTTACAGGATGTCCCCGACGGGACAATCAGCTTTGTCACTACAACACTTTATAAACCCACTCACTTTCTTTCAGTTAAacgatgtgggacattgttaACAGCTTCGTTGAGCCTAGTATAGAAAAAGGCCTCTCCCTCTTATTCTTTGTAAGCCCATTTAAcattattaatcatattttcCCCACCTTTTAAGATAAACactttttacctttttacttttttaggGTGTAATTTAACTCAAAGCTATTATAGTAAAGATCAATTTCAAATACCTTTGGGGAATAAAAACCATGCCAGTGTAGATCACTTCCTACCTCAACAGAACCTTCTTTTCACCGCTGGCCCAAAAGCCAAGAAAGGCTTCCCCATATTCAGCAATACTCCTCCCACTGATGATATCTATGGCTTTCAGTTTACAATAGGAAATATATTTTCCGATTAAAAGTGTTTTTCATTGATTTAATTGTCAAGAAGCCTAAGATCTTAAGTACATTTATTTTACACTGAAAACTTCCTTCTTAAGTGGTTCATACTCTCCTCAACTTCGTCTTCTCTGTACCTCTCTTATTGCTTCCTACTTCATTCTCCACACTGGTTGAATAAATCTAGCACAAACTGATATTCAGTTCATGACGCTAAGCAACCTTGATTACGGACAACTGCGGAACTGGCGGGTTTGTGAGGGAGATAAATCAATCGATGAGGATGCAACGAATTGGAGCCCCTTCTGCTCCAACTAGTCTTAGTGGTAAGCAATGGACAGTGTAGAGTCCTGCCTTCACACCATCCAGCTTCAATCCCTCCACAAGTATTGTCTCCTGtcaagattttataattttctcaaCCATCAATATCAAATCTTTTACTGATTTACATTCTTCTATCTAGCAAAAACTTAAGGGACGGATAATGCTTGCTTACCCGGTCTTTGAGGAATACTAGGTGAGACGGAATCAGATCATCATATGCAGCTACTGATAAATAATCAATCCCTACATTTTGACATGGATACACCACAATCTTAGAGATGCCATTGCTTCACCGACCAACCCAAAACAGGAACAAGGAAAACAGAAACCTTCATATGAAAAAGTGAAATGGTTTGATTATTACCGACAAGTTTGATGTCTGTATTGTCTACCAACCACTGCGCACCATCCTTCATGAATCCGACATAGCTTGTATCGAACTCTTTCTTAAACATAAGACGCCTGAAAATGTTATGTTTTTTCATCCATAGttaacaacaaaaccaacactCATTTCAGACATATGACAAACAAGCTTATTACACTGTTACCTGTCAGTGTTCAGTGTTCTGAAAAGTACACGACTAACTCCTTTTGGAATGTGAAGAGACTTCATCACTTCCGCTAcacaacaaaacataaacaaggTGTCTTAATAGTCTTCTAATCACTGTCTTTAAGCTTAATTAAGTTAAATCAAAGCTGTAGAATCGAACAAAGAAGTTTTCACTTACCAGTAATGTTCTTATCCTTAGGAACATCAACCAACAAGGCAAGACCATTGAGGACACGAAGATCAAGCGAGTCAACATCGAAACCAGCATCGTAATACTCGTCGTAGACGTGTCCAGGGGAATCAACGTGAGTACCAGTGTGCGTTGGGATCTTCATTTCAGAGTTGTTAGCGAGTGATCCGTTCTTCATACTCGCAGCTAACCATAGAAAACGTCCGAGTCCTTCAGATGAGTCCCACGACGGCATCTCCGGAGTGTAACGGTGACTGATGTCGTATATTTTGCCTTCTTCTTCGCCGTAGACTTCACGGCGGATAGGTTTGAGCTCATCGGAAGCGAAACCTCCGTCTACAGGAGCAGTGCCGGGAATGGATGGATAGGCGTCGGAGGTAGCGGCGGAAACGGGAAGAGAAGGGAGAGATAGGATTGTGGTGATGACGAGGATGAGGAATAGTGAAGGAACAGCCATTGTTTTAGGTCACTGTGATGATTTCGATCACAtcacgaagaagatgatgattcgATTTTGACcattttgggttatttttttatatttaatttatgggCCTGAGTTAGACTTATAGGCCCAAATCATCAAGACAAACTAGCAGATTATAACAGCCCAAATTGGTAAGATCATGAGTGTGtgaataaattggtttgttCCGAACATTTTACTACCTTTGTCGGCCACATTGTAGTTTGATAAAATAAGATAGATTACACTAGTTAGACACATGCAAAAACCATTCAGGGTTTGTCACATTGAAGAAGCATATGAtacgataatataataaattaattctttccaaaatcaatatattcTTTTCAATAATCCATAGCATcagaatataaaaataattaaaataattaaaatcaataaaaccaAGAATATTAAAGACATATATCAATATGATCTATTTTAAAGTTACTCATAGAAatatacattggagatggtctaagaagaaaaaaacaaaactgaaaactCACCGTACCCCTTtctttgtaaaatcaaaatactAGTTTGTTTATGCCATCTCTGAAAGCCATGatttagaagaaagaaaaagaaggtaaaTACTATGCCGGTAATTATGTAAAGGTAAAAAAACAAGGAATTaatgttttgaatatttacCAAGCTCTCGTAGTGAAATAGGTCGCACTCTAGACAGGCCCGGCTCATACCCATGGCGAGAGGGGCGGTGGCCTAtgggacaatttttttttttttcaaaaaacctTAAGTAAATGGGgtccaaaaaatagaaaaaaaaatttatgttgttaaggatctaaaaataattatttgccTAGGACCAAAAAATCGTTGAGACGGGGCTGACTCTATATACATCATCTGCGTATTTCCAACATCTATGAATGCAACAACATGAAAGTCCCATCATCATGATGACGAGAACAGCCACAGCAGTTATTATGAAATCAGTAGTACTAGTACTAagattcatttttcttcttcttgttcttcacaaaAGTCGACTTTTCTTTAcctttgtcttctttgtttacacaaattgtattttatatacaccttttaataatgttaataatg from the Camelina sativa cultivar DH55 chromosome 12, Cs, whole genome shotgun sequence genome contains:
- the LOC104729687 gene encoding uncharacterized protein LOC104729687, which produces MAVPSLFLILVITTILSLPSLPVSAATSDAYPSIPGTAPVDGGFASDELKPIRREVYGEEEGKIYDISHRYTPEMPSWDSSEGLGRFLWLAASMKNGSLANNSEMKIPTHTGTHVDSPGHVYDEYYDAGFDVDSLDLRVLNGLALLVDVPKDKNITAEVMKSLHIPKGVSRVLFRTLNTDRRLMFKKEFDTSYVGFMKDGAQWLVDNTDIKLVGIDYLSVAAYDDLIPSHLVFLKDRETILVEGLKLDGVKAGLYTVHCLPLRLVGAEGAPIRCILID